One Pararge aegeria chromosome 4, ilParAegt1.1, whole genome shotgun sequence DNA segment encodes these proteins:
- the LOC120637571 gene encoding guanylate cyclase D, whose translation MRLTELNVKRAQFEALSVKVDDLQNDIEVLSPENILAEIEEREKTCGANWPEAVTRSALGALGAGGDVAAAGRLGARVCGALGEAARALRRPGPAPCGEAGARAAALALLAGRLRWRRALLPPARGECGWALARAERALAAAGVAVRRAPAAGRPPHVIILCDSSSDVPMAPGAAMNTTHILLLHVADPAETDPSYDVTGGSTTEERVASNEHFTSTPRPVPRVVAADYLESFKKTFGMRSTPRRNELEAVDSQTEKRRLPRENAPRRSKMRRTRRSRIRRRRDAPGTDTYARLDKFDEALTDRLLILSDEFPKIESAVTSIYDEILEACLLHLEARRTGVEILRNHFFLYKSVFMGGSLKWSRVATIAASARRALGAPVAWAASVRADETGEGELQRVSAERGVNDTLDVLDANAPDADSPDADAPGSNAPVPKAPRAYVPIDVTSSRVTAALYVLCATCAAVATLAGGAACTRRTTRRRRRRRPRAAPVLAAADFQFPADERRRVGEGMESMLSWLQQLHDFNEPEAERPDLLKRPEPLGQSAPSSTCSVTRLAPDRRTRYKGDPVHMKYLPAATLDLRRKTVDILLVMQSLRHENVNPFIGCLAELRPALVFAACARGSLEDVLVADDIRLDWTFRLSLLTDLVRGMRHLHQSAVRVHARLSSRNCVVDARWVLRVTDYGLPALVGAQALPYPPRAARELLWTAPELLRAPAAAAPAGTQAGDVFSFGIIMQEVIVRGEPYCMLALTPEELVDKLRHPPPLVRPSVSLGAAPPDAVAVMRQCWSEQPELRPDFARLSELFRQMHRGRKTNIVDSMFEMLEKYSNNLEELIKDRTEQLDMEKKKTEQLLNRMLPPSVAERLLLGLRVEPEEFEEVSIYFSDIVGFTALAARCTPVQVVDLLNDLYSAFDAAIEQYRVYKVETIGDAYMVVGGLPLRCRDHAERVASMALRLLHEAGRFRIPHLPDAPLYLRSGLHSGPVCAGVVGLTMPRYCLFGDAVNTAARMESTGAAWRVQLSGATAARLAAAGGFRLRARGLTPVKGKGAMLTYWLLGKDGFDKPLPTPPPLESEEVLFEADVENDNEAAAADEDGHPSAARAAQRQDSLPSPADGAAGRAGPAWRRSGAASAESSPPARRARYLRTSSAAAAGPEARGARGASGARGLRRQWSLEHGDPPRYRTRRAASTLDVSLR comes from the exons ATGCGGCTAACTGAGTTGAATGTTAAGCGCGCTCAGTTCGAGGCATTGTCAGTCAAGGTTGATGACTTGCAAAATGACATTGAGGTATTAAGTCCAGAAAATATTCTTGCTGAAATTGAGGAACGCGAAA AGACTTGCGGCGCCAACTGGCCCGAAGCGGTGACGCGCAGCGCGCTGGGCGCGCTGGGCGCGGGCGGCGACGTGGCGGCGGCGGGGCGGCTGGGCGCGCGCGTGTGCGGCGCGCTGGGCGAGGCGGCGCGCGCGCTGCGCCGGCCCGGCCCCGCGCCGTGCGGCGAGGCGGGCGCGCGCGCCGCCGCGCTGGCGCTGCTGGCGGGCCGCCTGCGCTGGCGCCGCGCGCTGCTGCCGCCCGCGCGCGGCGAGTGCGGCTGGGCGCTGGCGCGGGCCGAGCGCGCGCTGGCCGCCGCCGGCGTGGCCGTGCGCCGCGCGCCCGCCGCGGGGCGCCCGCCGCACG TTATCATCCTATGTGACTCGTCCAGCGATGTGCCGATGGCACCCGGAGCCGCTATGAATACGACCCATATACTCCTTCTGCATGTCGCCGATCCTGCGGAGACGGACCCGTCGTACGATGTCACCGGCGGGTCGACGACGGAGGAGCGCGTCGCATCGAACGAACATTTCACCTCGACCCCGCGACCGGTGCCACGTGTCGTTGCAGCGGATTATCTCGAATCtttcaaaaaaacttttggAATGCGATCGACTCCCCGGCGGAACGAACTCGAGGCGGTCGACTCGCAGACTGAGAAGCGACGGCTTCCCCGAGAGAATGCGCCGCGACGCTCGAAGATGCGCCGCACGAGGCGCTCTAGGATTCGACGCAGACGCGACGCGCCCGGCACGGATACGTACGCTCGCCTCGACAAATTCGACGAGGCTCTGACCGATCGCTTGCTCATTCTTAGTGATGAATTCCCGAAGATCGAATCTGCGGTAACATCAATTTACGATGAAATTTTAGAAGCTTGTCTGCTCCACCTAGAAGCGAGGCGAACGGGTGTAGAGATTTTAcgcaatcatttttttttatacaaaagtgTATTTATGGGCGGGAGTCTGAAGTGGTCCCGCGTGGCGACCATCGCGGCCAGCGCGCGCCGTGCGCTGGGCGCGCCCGTGGCGTGGGCGGCGAGCGTGCGCGCCGACGAAACCGGGGAGGGGGAGCTGCAGCGGGTAAGCGCGGAGCGTGGCGTGAACGACACACTCGACGTGCTGGACGCCAACGCTCCGGACGCCGATTCACCGGACGCCGACGCGCCGGGCTCCAACGCGCCGGTCCCCAAGGCGCCGCGCGCCTACGTGCCGATCGACGTAACGTCGTCGCGTGTGACTGCAGCGCTGTACGTGCTGTGTGCGACCTGCGCGGCAGTGGCGACGctggcgggcggcgcggcgtgCACGCGGCGCACGACCCGGCGGCGGCGGAGACGTCGGCCGCGCGCCGCGCCCGTGCTGGCCGCCGCCGACTTCCAGTTCCCGGCCGACGAGCGGCGCCGCGTGGGCGAGGGCATGGAGTCCATGCTGTCGTGGCTGCAGCAGCTACACGACTTCAACGAGCCGGAGGCGGAGCGGCCGGACCTGCTCAAGCGGCCGGAGCCGCTGGGCCAGTCCGCACCGTCGTCCACGTGCAGCGTCACGCGCCTGGCGCCCGACCGCCGCACGAGATACAAG GGTGATCCCGTACACATGAAGTACCTGCCGGCCGCCACGCTCGATCTGCGCCGCAAGACGGTCGACATCTTGCTGGTGATGCAGAGCCTGCGACACGAAAACGTGAACCCGTTTATCG GCTGCCTGGCGGAGCTGCGGCCGGCGCTGGTGTTCGCGGCCTGCGCGCGCGGCTCGCTGGAGGACGTGCTGGTGGCCGACGACATCCGCCTGGACTGGACCTTCCGCCTGTCGCTGCTGACCGACCTGGTGCGCGGCATGCGCCacctgcaccagtcggccgtgcGCGTGCACGCGCGCCTGTCGTCGCGCAACTGCGTGGTGGACGCGCGCTGGGTGCTGCGCGTCACGGACTACGGCCTGCCCGCGCTGGTCGGCGCCCAGGCGCTGCCCTACCCGCCGCGAGCCGCGCGTG AGCTGCTGTGGACGGCGCCCGAGCTACTGCGTGCGCCCGCGGCGGCCGCGCCGGCCGGCACGCAGGCGGGCGACGTGTTCTCGTTCGGCATCATCATGCAGGAGGTCATCGTGCGCGGCGAGCCCTACTGCATGCTGGCCCTCACGCCGGAAG AGCTGGTGGACAAGCTGCGACACCCGCCGCCGCTCGTCCGGCCCTCGGTGTCGCTGGGCGCCGCGCCGCCCGACGCGGTGGCCGTCATGCGCCAGTGCTGGAGCGAGCAGCCCGAGCTGCGGCCCGACTTCGCGCGCCTCTCCGAGCTCTTCCGGCAGATGCACCGCGGCAG GAAAACGAATATCGTCGATTCCATGTTCGAGATGTTGGAAAAATACAGCAATAACTTGGAAGAACTAATCAAGGATCGGACGGAGCAGCTCGACATGGAAAAGAAGAAAACCGAACAGCTCCTGAACCGCATGCTGCCCCC GTCGGTGGCGGAGCGCCTGCTGCTGGGGCTGCGCGTGGAGCCGGAGGAGTTCGAGGAGGTGTCCATCTACTTCAGCGACATCGTGGGCTTCACGGCGCTGGCCGCGCGCTGCACGCCCGTGCAGGTGGTGGACCTGCTCAACGACCTGTACTCCGCGTTCGACGCCGCCATCGAGCAGTACCGCGTGTACAAG GTGGAGACCATCGGCGACGCCTACATGGTGGTGGGCGGGCTGCCGCTGCGCTGCCGCGACCACGCCGAGCGCGTGGCCAGCATGGCGCTGCGCCTGCTGCACGAGGCGGGCCGCTTCCGCATCCCGCACCTGCCCGACGCGCCGCTGTACCTGCGCAGCGGGCTGCACTCGGGGCCCGTGTGCGCCGGCGTGGTGGGGCTCACGATGCCGCGCTACTGCCTGTTCGGCGACGCCGTGAACACGGCGGCGCGCATGGAGTCCACGGGCGCGGCGTGGCGCGTGCAGCTGTCGGGCGCCACGGCGGCGCGCCTGGCGGCGGCGGGCGGGTTCCGCCTGCGCGCGCGCGGCCTCACGCCCGTCAAGGGCAAGGGCGCCATGCTCACCTACTGGCTGCTGGGCAAGGATGGCTTCGACAAGCCGCTGCCCACGCCGCCGCCGCTCGA ATCAGAAGAAGTGCTGTTCGAAGCGGATGTCGAAAACGACAACGAGGCGGCGGCGGCCGACGAGGATGGCCACCCGTCCGCGGCGCGGGCCGCGCAGCGCCAGGACTCGTTGCCCTCCCCCGCGGACGGCGCGGCTGGCAGGGCCGGCCCCGCGTGGCGCCGCTCGGGCGCGGCGTCGGCGGAGAGCAGCCCGCCGGCGAGGCGCGCGCGCTACCTGCGCACGAGCTCGGCCGCCGCGGCGGGGCCCGAGGCGCGCGGCGCGAGGGGCGCGAGTGGCGCGCGCGGGTTGCGGCGGCAGTGGTCGCTGGAGCATGGCGAC CCGCCGCGCTACCGCACGCGCCGCGCGGCGTCCACGCTGGACGTGTCGCTGCGCTAG